A single genomic interval of Lathyrus oleraceus cultivar Zhongwan6 chromosome 7, CAAS_Psat_ZW6_1.0, whole genome shotgun sequence harbors:
- the LOC127103239 gene encoding uncharacterized protein LOC127103239 codes for MSDSSSSESCNPNREYPVSDSANTSHARRPKETVSGFSLALALDEQTREGSRYVHNSIATLVTGILSGNHKVLGVSVPLNTIVPENVACQENTVSLEKNVPDEAEQNDVHEGSNIDKRLENVGSEAVRVTHDVSDNPKADTVNLEEFSDNELLALERELDQNVLECKEIVDLIQEAGLMKTVTQLSKCYETLVKEFIVNVSEECVDGKSREFRKVYVRGKCVNFSPSIINMYLGRPDVAQPELEVTDNTICQVITANQVRKWPLKGETSSVGNQQGKVAVIAILRETCKELEARKLTLENLIIKLEMSNGGVLGEPADATEGAARQSAEGEEDASPDDGTDDEADSESDD; via the exons ATGTCTGATTCCTCTAGCTCTGAATCATGCAACCCTAACAGGGAGTATCCTGTGTCTGACTCTGCAAACACCTcacatgcaagaagacctaaagaaacggTCTCAGGCTTCTCCTTAGCACTCGCTCTTGATGAACAAACCAGAGAAGGCTCCAGGTATGTTCACAATTCCATTGCAACCTTGGTAACTGGAATTTTGTCTGGTAATCATAAGGTTCTTGGGGTCTCAGTTCCCCTAAACACGATTGTACCAGAAAATGTTGCTTGTCAAGAAAATACAGTTTCCTTAGAAAAGAATGTGCCTGATGAGGCTGAGCAAAATGATGTTCATGAGGGGTCAAATATTGACAAACGCTTAGAGAATGTGGGTAGTGAGGCAGTTCGTGTCACTcatgatgtcagtgacaaccctaaaGCTGATACAGTTAATCTGGAAGAAttctctgataatgaact gctggccttggagagggaactggaTCAGAATGTcctggagtgtaaggagattgtagACCTCATTCAAGAGGCAGGGTTAATGAAAACTGTGACTCAGCTCTCAAAGTGCTATGAGACTTTAGTAAAGGAGTttattgtcaatgtgtctgaggaatgtgTTGATGGAAAGTCTAGGGAATTCAGAAAAGTTTATGTGCGAGGAAAATGTGTGAACTTCTCTCCCTCAATAATCAACATGTATTTAGGAAGACCTGATGTAGCTCAACCTGAGCTGGAGGTGACTGACAACacaatctgtcaagtcatcactgctaatCAAGTCAGGAAGTGGCCTCTGAAAG GAGAAACATCAAGTGTTGGCAATCAACAAGGTAAAGTTGCGGTCATTGCCATActcagagagacttgcaaagagctaGAGGCAAGGAAGCTCACCTTGGAAAATTTGATCATCAAATTGGAGATGTCTAACGGTGGTGTGCTTGGTGAACCTGCTGATGCTACAGAAGGAGCTGCAAGGCAAAGTGCAGAGGGTGAAGAGGATGCCAGTCCTGATGATGGCACTGATGATGAGGCTGACTCTGAGTCAGATGATTAA